The genomic region GTCCTCACCCACCACCGCGCCCTGCTCCGGGACGGCCGGACCACCACCGCGGTGCAGGCCGGTCTCACCACCCCCGACCGCGTGCTGGCCGACGCCGAGACGGCCAGGTTCATCGACCTGAACGAGCCGGTGGGGCTTCTGCTCACCGGTGTGGTGGCGCACGTGCCGGACGCCGACGATCCGGCCGGGCACATCGCCACCCTGCGTGACTCCCTCGCCCCCGGAAGTCATCTGGTCCTGAGCCACTACTGCCGCCCCGACGCGACCGCCTTTCCCAAGGACGCCCAGCGCGCGGCCGTACTGGAGCAGGTCTTCGCGGAGCACCTGGGTTCCGGGCGCTGGCGTACGGAGCGGGAGATCGAGGCGTTCTTCGCGGGCTGGCAGTCCGTGCCCCCCGGCATGCTCCAGGCCCAGCGGTGGCGGACGCTGCCGGTCGCGCCGCCCGTCCCCGGCTGCTACCAGATGCCGCAGCGCAACCGGCGGCTCATCGTCGGCGGCGTGGGCCGACTCTGACGGCACCCCCCGCACCCGCGTCTGAGCCCCCCGGCCCGGCAGCGGGCGGGGGCCTCCCCATGCCCGCCGCACGGCGCCCACTGCCCACGGCGGCGGCCCCGCCGGTGCCCCGAAGGACCCGGCCGGCACCGCCACCGCGCCCCCGCTACCGCGCCACGACCGATCGGCGCAGTCCCGTCAGCATGAGGGCCACTCCCGCGACCATCACCACGATCGTGGCCGTGGTCACCCACACCGCCCACATCGGGGCGCTCGGATCGACGTACACCCCCGCGGCGAGCAGCATGGCCGCCACCTGCGCTCCGATCACGGTGAGGGCACCGGTACGGCCGCCGCGATAGGCCGCGGGCACGGCCGCCAGGGTGACCGCTCCCGCCACGCCGACGGCCAGCGCCAGCGCGAAGGGCGGACCGGGCCAGATCAGTGCGGCGAGGAAGGAGAAGACGGCGAGGGCGCCCATCGAGGCGCACAGGGCCACTCCCGTCCTGAAGGCCGGCGTCGTGTTCATGACATCCTCCCCTAGGGCTCGGACGGGTGCGGACGATCCGCTGCGTCGGACACGGCGGCTCCGGCCGCGGCATCGACCTCGACCAGGGCCAGGACGTCCTGGGTCACCCCGGCCCGGGCCGACTCCCCGGCGCGGCTCTCGACCAGTGCCTTGAAGGCCGCGGCCGCCGCGTGGGCGTCGAAGACGGCGAGGGTGTGCCCCTTGCCGGTCTCCGGGTCGGAGGTCCAGTAGCCGGTCACGAATCCCGGGCAGGCCCCGGCCATCGGAACGGCCTCCTCTCGCAACCAGCACGCACGGACCCCGCTCAGGCTCTCGTCCATGCTCCAGATCCCCACCACGGCGTGCGTCTCGCTGCTCCCGTCGGCGCGGTCGGAAGCCGCGCCCGTCTCCGACGCTAGGAGCGCGGGCCCGCCGCGCCATCGGCGGAACCACTCAGGCCGGTACTCATTCCGGCCGACCGGTGTGCCAGGAGGCGATGCGCGAGCGCGAGGAGAAGCCGAGCTTGGTGAGGATGTGCGCGACGTGGTTCTCGGCCGTGCGCTCGGACAACCGGAGCCGACGGGCGATCTGGCGGTTGCTCAGCCCCTCCGCGATCAGGGCGGCGACCTCGTTCTCACGCGGCGTCAGCCGATCCGTCTCCCGTTCGCGCGCACGGGCGAGCAGGCCGGCCGCCTCGGTCGCCAGTGGGGCCATGCCCAGGTGGCGGGCGGTGTCCAGTGCCGCCGCCAGGAACTCCCGCGCGAGCCGGGGCTCGCCGTCCATCAGAAGCCGGCCCGTCTCCAGGCGGCACTGCGCCGCGTAGGGCGGCGACCCCATCGCCTCGGCCGAGGCCAGAGCCGCACGCAGGTGCTCCCCTGCCCGGGGACCGTCCGCGCGGGCCGCGACCACGCCGAGCGTCAGCGCGACCGGTCCCCCGCACGGGGTGTGCGCGTTGGCGCAGATCTGGCGGTCGGCGTAGGGCAGCAGCTGCCCGTACAGGTCGGCGCCCACCTCGTCGTCACCGAACTCCGCGGCCATGCGGGCGTGTCCGGTCGTGGCCACGATCCACTCGGGCGCCCAGCGGGGGAACTCCCCCAGGTGCGGGACGAGCGACCGCCACAGGTCGGCCGCCTCCTGCCGCCGACCCGCACCCAGGAGCATCACCGCGTGCCAGCTGCGCGACAGGAAGGGGCCCGTCGCCACGTAGCGGCCGACCGCGTCCGTCACCGTCTCCAGGTCCCGCCCGGTCTGCAGCGCCACGTGCGAGGTGAAGACCAGGTGGAAGAAGTCCGGGCTCTCATGCCCGCCCCTCCGCCCCACGGCGAGCGCCTCGTCGGCGAGTTCGCGGGCCCTGTCGAAGCGGCCGGCGTGGGCCTCGGTGACCGCGCGCATCATCGTCAGCCGCCAGACCCAGAGCGGTTCGCGCATGTGGTCGACCAGGCTCGACAGCTCCGCCAGCTCGGCGTCGATCTGGACGCGCCGGCCCAGCTCCCAGAAGGCGTCCAGCCGCCAGGCGTGGCCCCAGGCGACGTACTCGTCGATCCCGGCCTCGCGGCCCAGGCGGACCGCCCGCTCCCCCAGGGACAGGCGTTCCAGGACGTGGCGGCCCTCGGTGAGCTCGGTGCGGCGCGCCTGCAGGGCCAGGAAGCGGGCGTCGGGGTCGCCGGTGGCCTCCGCCGCGCGCAGCGCCCGCGTCCCCCAGTCGGGGGCTTCGCCGACGGCGAAGGGGTCGGCGGTCACCGCGAGCTGCGCCAGCAGGCGGGCCCGGCGGACCGGGTCGGCGTTCCCCAGCAGGGTCAGCGCCTCCCGGCACAGCGCGTGGACACGGGAGGTGAGCGGCGAGTTGGTGACACCGCGCAGCACGACGGCCGCGTCGGCCAGGCCCTCACCGTCACCGTCCGCGCGCGCCAGGTTGGCCGCCGCGCAGCAGTCGTTCCAGGCGGCTTCGACGGCCCCGGACCGGAACCGGCAGCGGGCCAGCTCCAGCAGGAGTCCCGCACGGTGGGGAGCGGCCGCGGGCAGTGCCAGTGCCCGCTCGTACTGGTACGCGGCCTGTTCGTAGGCGAACCTCCGGCGTGCGCGCTCGGCCGCCCGCCGGGTGACGTCGAGGGCCCGTGCGGCGTCGCCGAGGGGCAGGGACTCCCGCAGGTGGTGGGCCAGGGCGTCGATCCGCTCCGGGCCGTCGACGGCGTCCAGGGCCTCGGCGGCGCGCGCGTGCAGTCTGCGACGGGACGTGGTGGAGAGCTCGGCCGCCAGCACGTCCCGCACCAGCACGTGGGTGAAGCGGGCGGGGCGCTCGTCCCGTTCGTCCGCGCCGCCGGTGAACAGGCCCGCCTCGACGGCCGGGGCGAGGACGTCGGGCAGCCGCTCACGGTCGAGCCCGGCGACCTCGCCGAGCACGGCCGGATCGCACTCACGTCCCAGGACGGAGGCCTGGCGGAGCAGGAGCCGGGTGGGCTCGGGCAGCCGGTCCAGCCGGTGGCCGATGACCTCGCGGACACCGCCGGGCAGGGCGCCCACGGCCTCGCCTCCGGCGTCGACGAGCCGCAGCAGTTCCAGGGCGAAGAGCGGGTTGCCCTCGCTGCGCTCCTGGACCAGCCGCACCAGGTCGGGGCGGGGCGGCTCGCTCAGAGTGCGCTCGGCCAGTGCGGCCACCTCGTTCGGGGACAGACCTCCCAGGCGCACCGACAGCGTGTCCCGCTCCCGCCGTACCGATCCCAGCGCTCGGGCCAGCTCCGGGTGGTGCGGCGGTTCCCAGCTGCGGAGGGTCCCCAGCAAGAGCAGGGCGGTGTCGGGCACGGCCGCGGCGACGTGCTGGAGGAGCCGGATCGAGGACACGTCGGCCTGGTGCAGATCGTCCAGGACCACGAGAAGCCCGTGGTCGGAGGCCGTCGCGTCCAACGCCGCGACGACGCGGTCGAACAGGCGGAAGCGGCTCGCGCCGGCCCCGGATTCGGGGTCGTCCAAGACGGTCCCCGGGCCGTCCAGCGCCCGCAGGACCTGGATCCAGGGCCGGTAGGGCGGCGCGCCCTCGCCTTCCAGACAGGCGCCCCAGGCCGTCCGCAGCCCCGCGTCGCGCGCCTCGGCCACCAGCGCGTGCGCCAGAGCGGTCTTGCCGATGCCGGCGGCGCCCTCCACGAGGACGGTCGAGCCCGCGCCCGCCCGCGCCGAGGAGAGGCGCGCGGCCAGCTCGGCCAGTTCCCGCACGCGCCCGAGGAGCGGCCCCCCTGTCATCTCCCCACAGTACCGAGATGAGTACCGCGGTGAGTGTTCCTCCCGATGGCGTGCGCTCAGGAGCCGCCCAGCATGGAGGACATGGACACCGCAACGAACACCCCACCGAGAGCCCCTGCGACCCGAGTCCGTACCGCCGGGCTGTCGTGCCTGGTCGGAGCCGCCGTCGGCGTCGCGGGCGGACTCGTCACCGCGTTCCTGCCCTCGTCGGTCCCTCCCGAGGCCTACGCCTACCCCTACACGCCGGCCGGGTTCGTCGCCGCTCAGCTGTCCTTCGCCCTCAACCACGTCCTGCTGCTGGTGGGGATCGCGGGCGTGGCCTGGTCCGGCGCGGTCGGCACACACCGGTACGGGCGCGCCGGCCTGTGGGTCGCCGGCGCCGGCATGGCCCTGCTGACCGTGTGCGAGCTCGTGGGGATCGCCGCCGTTGGTGAGCCCCTGGTGTCCCCGCTGACCGGTCTGCTGGGCGCGGGGTACGGGTTCGCGTCCGTCCTGATCGGCGCCGGACTGGTCGCGGCGGGCGTCGCGGTCCTGCGGACGGGGCGCTGGTCGGGGTGGGCGCGTCCGACCGTCCTGGTCTGTGGCCTCGCGGTGTTCGTGATCGTGCTGCCGGGCGTCTTCGGACCGTTCGTGGCCGGCCGGCTGGCGCTCACCGTGTGGATGCTGCTGTTCGGGGCCCTGGGAGCGGCCCTGATGCGCGACCACGACGCGGGAGCGCGGCGCGACGCCGCCGGGAAGGCCCGGACCGTGTGAGCGGCACGGCCGTCCGTGAACGCGAAAGGGCCCTCTCCCGAAAGGAAAGGACCCTGTTCCGCTCCCGCGACTGGACTCGAACCAGTAACCTGCCGGTTAACAGCCGGCTGCTCTGCCGATTGAGCTACGCGGGATCGCGCTCTGGGGCTCGGGCCCGGAGGCCCTGGCGCCACACATAGACTAGCGCCTTCCAAGGGGTGCTCGCGACGCGTTTTCCGCCGTCCGCTCCCGCTCCGACATTCCGCTCCGCTCGTCTCCCGCGCGGCTCGATCCCACGGCGACCGGCTCAGAGAGGACGCCGGTCCCGGCGCAGCGGATGGTCGTCCGGTATCTGGACCAGAACGATCCGCACGCCGTCCGGATCGGAGATCCAGGCCTCCCACAGCCCCCAGAACTCCTGTCTCGCCTCGCGCAGGCCCCGCGCACCGGCCGCCACCAGTCGCGCGTACTCGGCCCGGGCGTCGCGCACCTGCAACCACAGGGACAGCGGCGGGACCTCGAAGGGCTCCGAGTGCCCGGAGACCTCCAGCAGGCCGTTGCCCAGGAAGAAGACCGTCCCCGGCTGGTCCGGGTCGCCGAACTCGCGGTGCACCGCCAGGCCCACCACGTCCCGGTAGAAGTCGCGGCTCCGGACGAGATCGGTGGGGCGCAGAAGGATCCGGCTGCTCAGAACGTCCATGCCCCGCATCCTCCCAGCCGCTCCCCGACCGGGACGGCCGCCATGCGGGGAGGTCCGCCCCCGAACGACCGTAGGGCCCTCCCCCCGTCCGGGGAAGGGCCCTACGTCGATCCGCTGCTCCCGCGACTGGACTCGAACCAGTAACCTGCCGGTTAACAGCCGGCTGCTCTGCCGATTGAGCTACGCGGGATGGCGCTCGTCCGCGGCCCTGTGAGCCGCGGCGACACCAATAGACTAGCGCCCCTGACGAGTCCTCGTGACAGGTGTCGGCCCGTGTGGCGGGCGCCACGAAGGGGTAACGTCGAGACATCGTCTCCAAGGCCTGAAGAGGGACCATGCGCTATCGGATCACGTTCGTCGCCGGACTCGCCATCGGATACGTCCTGGGTGCCAAGGCGGGCCGGGCACGCTATGAGCAGATGGCCCGCACCGCCCGCAGGGTGGCCGACAGCCCCGTCGTCCAGGAGGTCGCGGGGCTCGTGGGGGCCCAGGTCGGCAACGCCGGCCGGACGGTCTACGACAAGGCCGTCGACAAGATGCCGATCACGTCGGTGCGCGACTTCCTGGCGCGGCCCACCGATGAGGAGCTGCGCACCATGGAACGGGAAACCGCACACCACGGGGCCGGCGACCACTAGTGTTCGGCTCCGGAGTGCCGGAGAGCGTTCGCTCCCGCCTCGGGCGGGGCGAACGCGTCCTGGCCCACGCGCCCGTCGTCGGCGACGGCGAGCTGGTCGCCGGTTCCCAGGCGCTCTACCTCCCCGACGGACGCCGGGTGCTGTGGCAGGACATCGACCAGGCCCGGTGGAGCACCGACACCTTCACCTTCCTGGAGGAGGGCGCGGGCGAGCACAGCGTCGCCCTGCGCCCCCTCGACTACCGGCGCCTGGCCGAGACGGTCGCCGAGCGCGTCACCGCGACCATCCTGGTCAACCGGTTCGTGCCCTTCCCGCGCGCGGACTCCGCCACCGGCTTCCGCCTGGTGGCGCGCCGGGCCCCGGGGGGCACGGAGCCGGACTGGAGGGTGTACCTGGGCGAGGGCGTCGACCCGAACGACCCCGCCCTTCCGGACGCCGTCACCGACGCCCTGGCGGTCCTGCACGACCAGATGGGCGTGTGAGGGGCGCTCGGGCGCCTGCACGCGGGGCCTTCGCGGCTTCCGGTGCACCCCCTCGTTCCTCGCGGATCCACCTCCAACCACTCCAGGACCCGCCGGCGCCCTCACCACACCCTCTCGGGCCCCCGCTCGTTCCTCACTCTGGCCCGGATCAACCCCCAAGGCGCCTGCACGCGGGGCCTTCGCGGCTTCCGGTGTACCCCCTCGTTCCTCGCGGATCCACCTCCAACCACTCCAGGACCCGCCGGCGCCCTCACCACACCCTCTCGGGCCCCCGCTCGTTCCTCACTCTGGCCCGGATCAACCCCCAAGGCGCCTGCACGCGGGGCCTTCGCGGCTTC from Nocardiopsis aegyptia harbors:
- a CDS encoding SAM-dependent methyltransferase: MSRFTSPDFLRQAGGKHVRAKPPPVVDLARPSLARFHSFHLKGKDHFEVDRDLATRAEQAAPGFQDVVLGERAFLQRAVRFLSADLGIRQFIQIGAGLPAPGDPHEIAHEADPGARVVYASDDPMVLTHHRALLRDGRTTTAVQAGLTTPDRVLADAETARFIDLNEPVGLLLTGVVAHVPDADDPAGHIATLRDSLAPGSHLVLSHYCRPDATAFPKDAQRAAVLEQVFAEHLGSGRWRTEREIEAFFAGWQSVPPGMLQAQRWRTLPVAPPVPGCYQMPQRNRRLIVGGVGRL
- a CDS encoding ATP-binding protein, with amino-acid sequence MTGGPLLGRVRELAELAARLSSARAGAGSTVLVEGAAGIGKTALAHALVAEARDAGLRTAWGACLEGEGAPPYRPWIQVLRALDGPGTVLDDPESGAGASRFRLFDRVVAALDATASDHGLLVVLDDLHQADVSSIRLLQHVAAAVPDTALLLLGTLRSWEPPHHPELARALGSVRRERDTLSVRLGGLSPNEVAALAERTLSEPPRPDLVRLVQERSEGNPLFALELLRLVDAGGEAVGALPGGVREVIGHRLDRLPEPTRLLLRQASVLGRECDPAVLGEVAGLDRERLPDVLAPAVEAGLFTGGADERDERPARFTHVLVRDVLAAELSTTSRRRLHARAAEALDAVDGPERIDALAHHLRESLPLGDAARALDVTRRAAERARRRFAYEQAAYQYERALALPAAAPHRAGLLLELARCRFRSGAVEAAWNDCCAAANLARADGDGEGLADAAVVLRGVTNSPLTSRVHALCREALTLLGNADPVRRARLLAQLAVTADPFAVGEAPDWGTRALRAAEATGDPDARFLALQARRTELTEGRHVLERLSLGERAVRLGREAGIDEYVAWGHAWRLDAFWELGRRVQIDAELAELSSLVDHMREPLWVWRLTMMRAVTEAHAGRFDRARELADEALAVGRRGGHESPDFFHLVFTSHVALQTGRDLETVTDAVGRYVATGPFLSRSWHAVMLLGAGRRQEAADLWRSLVPHLGEFPRWAPEWIVATTGHARMAAEFGDDEVGADLYGQLLPYADRQICANAHTPCGGPVALTLGVVAARADGPRAGEHLRAALASAEAMGSPPYAAQCRLETGRLLMDGEPRLAREFLAAALDTARHLGMAPLATEAAGLLARARERETDRLTPRENEVAALIAEGLSNRQIARRLRLSERTAENHVAHILTKLGFSSRSRIASWHTGRPE
- a CDS encoding VOC family protein; protein product: MDVLSSRILLRPTDLVRSRDFYRDVVGLAVHREFGDPDQPGTVFFLGNGLLEVSGHSEPFEVPPLSLWLQVRDARAEYARLVAAGARGLREARQEFWGLWEAWISDPDGVRIVLVQIPDDHPLRRDRRPL